A genomic stretch from Frigoribacterium sp. PvP032 includes:
- a CDS encoding nuclear transport factor 2 family protein: MTTRDDHGRSIDQAQDALHQAMRGGDVSHLRELFYERLTFELPGGSVIGRAADLDAHASGATRFDKLSELHRSTLEQDGHGRTSSLVDIVVFDKGHRMEARMMYRRFWSIIEGRWQVVAGSAEPSA; the protein is encoded by the coding sequence ATGACGACGCGGGACGATCACGGACGCTCCATCGACCAAGCCCAAGATGCTCTTCACCAAGCCATGCGCGGTGGCGACGTAAGCCATCTTCGTGAGTTGTTTTACGAGCGCCTGACCTTCGAGTTGCCGGGCGGGTCAGTGATCGGCCGTGCAGCTGATCTCGATGCTCATGCCTCGGGAGCAACACGATTCGACAAGCTGTCCGAGCTTCATCGGTCAACTCTGGAACAAGATGGTCATGGCCGGACATCGTCGCTCGTGGACATCGTCGTATTCGATAAAGGCCACCGCATGGAGGCTCGCATGATGTACCGCCGCTTTTGGTCGATCATCGAGGGTCGTTGGCAAGTAGTGGCGGGCAGCGCCGAACCGTCCGCATAG
- a CDS encoding zf-HC2 domain-containing protein: protein MTEHPDLQANEDRYQDWDASYVLGALPTDERREYEQHLSTCANCREAVTELAGLPGILSRISPEEALAIHSPLGMDETQAPSETLSLMAHRFRKSQRRRRGVMALAVAAAVAAAVFGGLAVGARNDVAPATAQMTFQPMDPGTDSTTLTAGLQIEEKSWGTRLDWNCDYGADAPDNSRYELVVTQTDNTTLTVATWDAAGSRAADLSASTAIPSLKITSVEIRLQGSTVALARLDT from the coding sequence ATGACTGAGCATCCCGATCTTCAAGCTAACGAGGACCGTTACCAAGACTGGGACGCGTCCTACGTCCTCGGAGCGCTCCCCACCGATGAACGTCGCGAATACGAGCAGCACCTCAGTACCTGCGCCAACTGCCGTGAAGCGGTGACGGAACTTGCGGGTCTCCCAGGCATCCTGAGCCGAATCTCGCCGGAAGAGGCCCTTGCCATCCATTCACCTCTGGGTATGGATGAAACTCAGGCGCCATCAGAAACGTTGTCGCTGATGGCCCACCGCTTCCGCAAGAGTCAACGCCGCCGCCGAGGAGTCATGGCTCTCGCAGTTGCCGCTGCTGTTGCTGCCGCCGTCTTCGGGGGGCTCGCCGTGGGCGCAAGAAACGACGTCGCCCCAGCGACGGCCCAAATGACGTTCCAGCCCATGGACCCCGGAACTGACTCCACCACCCTTACTGCCGGTCTGCAGATCGAGGAGAAATCTTGGGGCACGAGGCTCGATTGGAACTGCGACTACGGCGCGGATGCGCCAGACAACTCCCGATACGAGCTCGTGGTCACACAAACGGACAACACCACGCTTACCGTCGCGACGTGGGACGCAGCTGGCTCGCGTGCCGCAGATCTGTCTGCGTCGACGGCTATTCCCAGCCTGAAGATCACGAGTGTAGAAATCCGCTTGCAGGGATCCACGGTCGCGTTGGCTCGGCTAGACACCTGA
- a CDS encoding sigma-70 family RNA polymerase sigma factor, whose product MRSIQARQEAVLDQALAGLHWREAVKVMARASDELLSTLFECHGGALRRYTHSLTRNAALTEDIVQETMLRAWQRPKVLELDKDAAQAWLFTVARRLVIDDARSARSRREVAALGEVEGTALDRTDAVLDSIIVADALASLSDHHRQIVIDAYFAGQSIPEISRRLGIPEGTAKSRLHYGLRGLRLALQERGVTR is encoded by the coding sequence GTGCGCTCGATACAGGCACGACAAGAGGCGGTCCTGGATCAGGCACTAGCCGGACTTCACTGGCGCGAGGCGGTGAAGGTCATGGCCCGAGCCAGTGACGAGCTTTTGTCGACATTGTTCGAGTGCCACGGCGGGGCGCTTCGCCGTTACACACACAGCCTCACTCGGAACGCGGCGCTGACCGAGGACATCGTTCAAGAGACGATGCTGAGAGCATGGCAGCGTCCTAAGGTGCTGGAGCTCGACAAGGATGCGGCTCAAGCGTGGCTGTTCACGGTCGCTCGGCGCCTCGTCATCGACGACGCACGATCTGCCCGGAGTCGACGAGAAGTGGCAGCCCTTGGCGAGGTAGAAGGCACTGCTCTCGATCGCACTGATGCCGTCCTGGACAGCATCATCGTTGCGGACGCGCTGGCGTCGCTCTCAGACCACCACCGTCAGATCGTCATCGATGCGTACTTCGCTGGTCAGAGCATTCCTGAAATTTCGAGACGGCTTGGCATCCCAGAAGGAACCGCGAAATCGCGGCTCCACTATGGGTTACGCGGGCTGAGGCTAGCCCTCCAAGAAAGGGGCGTCACACGATGA
- a CDS encoding sodium:calcium antiporter codes for MDTLPLWLLAAIFVAGAAVIWVAGIQLSKTTDVLDSRLHLGSALGGLIVLAVATNLPEIAITVSAALSGSLEVAAGNILGGIALQTVVLVVLDALGKRGKGVHPLTYRAASLGLLLEALVVVAVLAVVIAGTQLPSSLTVARLTPDVVLIAVIWLVGLFLVRRAGKGLPWHEAGAAPDTSTPRPRGHRTRSNPSPTTMSTKKAAVVFGLSALATLVAGVVLERAGDAAASQIGLSGVLFGATVLALATSLPEISTGLQAVKQGDDNLAMSDIFGGNAFLPVLFLVATVISGQAILPQSNTSDVYLTALAALLTLVYAVGLLFRPRRRIAGMGVDSFVVLVLYAVGIGGLVAITLG; via the coding sequence ATGGACACCCTTCCCCTCTGGCTGTTAGCCGCCATCTTCGTCGCCGGCGCCGCCGTCATCTGGGTCGCCGGCATCCAGCTGTCGAAAACGACCGACGTCCTCGACTCCCGACTCCACCTCGGTAGCGCGCTCGGCGGACTCATCGTCCTCGCGGTGGCGACCAACCTGCCCGAGATCGCCATCACGGTCAGCGCCGCCCTCTCGGGCTCGCTCGAGGTGGCCGCGGGCAACATCCTCGGCGGCATCGCCCTTCAGACGGTCGTCCTCGTCGTCCTGGACGCCCTCGGGAAACGCGGCAAGGGTGTCCACCCCCTCACCTATCGCGCGGCCTCCCTAGGGCTGCTGCTCGAGGCACTGGTCGTGGTGGCGGTCCTCGCCGTCGTCATCGCCGGAACCCAGCTGCCGTCCTCGCTCACAGTGGCGCGCCTGACGCCGGACGTCGTCCTCATCGCCGTCATCTGGCTCGTGGGCCTGTTCCTCGTCCGGCGTGCCGGCAAGGGCCTGCCGTGGCACGAGGCCGGAGCGGCACCTGACACGTCGACGCCGCGACCGCGCGGACACCGGACGCGCTCGAACCCGTCGCCGACGACCATGAGCACGAAGAAGGCCGCGGTCGTCTTCGGCCTGTCGGCCCTCGCCACGCTCGTCGCCGGCGTCGTGCTCGAACGCGCGGGCGACGCGGCCGCGTCGCAGATCGGCTTGTCGGGTGTGCTGTTCGGCGCGACAGTCCTGGCCCTGGCGACGAGCCTGCCCGAGATCTCGACCGGGTTGCAGGCCGTCAAGCAGGGCGACGACAACCTGGCCATGAGCGATATCTTCGGCGGCAACGCCTTCCTGCCCGTGCTCTTCCTCGTCGCCACGGTCATCTCCGGGCAGGCGATCCTGCCCCAGTCGAACACCAGCGACGTCTACCTGACCGCCCTCGCCGCGCTCCTCACGCTCGTCTACGCCGTCGGCCTGCTCTTTCGGCCGCGACGACGCATCGCGGGCATGGGCGTGGACTCGTTCGTCGTGCTCGTGCTCTACGCGGTCGGCATCGGTGGCCTCGTCGCCATCACGCTCGGCTGA
- a CDS encoding cation diffusion facilitator family transporter codes for MRLSTRGDRRDGCRRPPAGPGALHSSAAVAGWESINRLIDPRPIANPWLLVVAGLIGFADNELVAIYRIRVGRRIGSAALVADGVHARLDGFTSLSVVLGAIGVLAGFPLADPIIGLLIAASIMVLPWGTVKSIGRRLMDGIDPDLHKRAEHALEHALGVRGVHDLYLRWIGHRLTGSATIEVDAEDLLTASQTADQAEAHLRAALGNLDAFTVTPIPPVPAQRLSSAVRGTIPPGGIFFSILILEERP; via the coding sequence GTGCGCCTCTCGACGCGGGGCGATCGTCGAGACGGATGCCGGCGGCCCCCGGCCGGTCCAGGCGCCTTGCACTCGTCGGCAGCCGTCGCGGGCTGGGAATCGATCAACCGCCTCATCGACCCCAGGCCGATCGCGAATCCCTGGCTGCTGGTCGTCGCTGGGCTCATCGGCTTTGCAGACAACGAACTCGTCGCGATCTACCGCATCCGCGTCGGGCGACGGATCGGATCGGCAGCCCTTGTCGCTGACGGGGTCCACGCCCGCCTGGACGGCTTCACGTCCCTGTCTGTGGTGCTGGGCGCCATCGGGGTCCTCGCCGGGTTCCCGCTCGCGGACCCCATCATCGGCCTGCTCATCGCAGCCTCGATCATGGTCCTGCCCTGGGGGACGGTGAAATCCATCGGCCGACGGCTGATGGACGGCATCGACCCCGACCTCCACAAGCGAGCCGAACACGCCCTGGAACACGCCCTGGGCGTGCGGGGCGTCCACGATCTTTATCTCCGGTGGATCGGGCACCGTCTCACCGGCTCCGCAACCATCGAGGTCGACGCCGAAGACCTCCTGACGGCGTCCCAGACCGCCGACCAGGCCGAGGCGCATCTGCGCGCTGCGCTCGGCAACCTCGACGCGTTCACCGTTACACCGATACCACCGGTGCCGGCTCAGAGGCTCTCATCAGCCGTACGCGGCACGATACCTCCGGGGGGTATCTTTTTTTCGATTCTGATCCTGGAAGAACGACCATGA